In Canis lupus dingo isolate Sandy chromosome 1, ASM325472v2, whole genome shotgun sequence, a single genomic region encodes these proteins:
- the ZNF446 gene encoding zinc finger protein 446 isoform X3 — protein MRRILTYRPSRPLVPLVGYRKTPSTMPSPLGRPRLPSVDPVAILEEPEAARLRFRGFCYQEVAGPREALARLRELCHQWLRPEACSKEQMLELLVLEQFLGTLPPEIQAWVRGQRPGSPEEAVALVEGLQHDPGQLLGWITAHVLKQVVLPTAQKTEESLGRSHPLGTVELLSATSGEGSQDIQMERSAQLSCSVKEEPDADGQEMAPSSPPNPAQSQEGHPGHREPTSTSFHPPRIQEWGLLDPSQKELYWDAMLEKYGTVVSLAGIPAPQPEAQAELEPGALRTGTESLHLGDENESHCEGPSRCPEDQPPRGLGSVTWEGPSVASMSARAVLGAGLEPGAPRRKPYTCELCGRGFDWKSVFVIHHRTHADGQGTQAPALTVGGAQKLPQGSREPGTPRHPRRVLPCPRSYACEECGCSFSWKSQLVIHRKSHAGQRRHFCGDCGRGFDWKSQLVIHRKSHQPEAP, from the exons ATGCGCAGGATCCTAACATACCGTCCATCACGGCCGTTG GTCCCTCTTGTTGGCTACAGGAAGACACCCAGTACAATGCCATCCCCACTGGGCCGCCCACGCCTGCCCTCTGTGGATCCTGTGGCCATCCTGGAGGAGCCTGAGGCAGCACGCCTGCGCTTCCGGGGGTTCTGCTACCAGGAGGTGGCAGGTCCCCGTGAGGCCCTGGCCCGGCTTCGAGAGCTGTGCCACCAGTGGTTGCGACCGGAGGCATGCTCCAAGGAGCAGatgctggagctgctggtgctggaGCAGTTTCTGGGCACACTGCCTCCTGAGATTCAGGCCTGGGTGCGGGGCCAGCGGCCAGGCAGTCCTGAGGAGGCTGTAGCCCTGGTTGAGGGCCTGCAACATGACCCTGGGCAGCTGCTGGGCTGG ATCACAGCCCATGTCCTGAAGCAAGTGGTGCTCCCAACAGCACAGAAGACAGAGGAATCCTTGGGGAGATCCCACCCCTTAGGGACAGTGGAGCTCCTCAGTGCCACCTCTGGGGAGGGATCACAGGACATTCAGATGGAGCGGTCTGCCCAGCTTAGCTGCAGTGTGAAGGAGGAGCCAGATGCTGATGGGCAGGAGATGG CACCTTCCAGCCCCCCAAATCCAGCCCAGTCCCAAGAGGGACACCCTGGACACAGGGAACCAACTTCCacatccttccacccacccagGATTCAG GAGTGGGGGCTACTGGACCCGTCACAGAAGGAATTGTACTGGGATGCAATGCTGGAGAAATACGGCACGGTGGTCTCCCTGG CAGGAATACCAGCCCCCCAGCCAGAGGCACAGGCTGAGTTGGAGCCGGGGGCATTGCGTACAGGGACAGAGAGTCTCCACCTGG GAGATGAGAATGAGAGCCACTGCGAGGGTCCATCCCGCTGCCCAGAGGACCAGCCACCCCGGGGCTTGGGGTCTGTTACTTGGGAGGGCCCGTCTGTGGCCTCTATGTCTGCCAGGGCAGTgctgggagcagggctggagcCTGGCGCCCCTCGGAGGAAGCCTTATACCTGTGAGCTGTGCGGCCGAGGCTTCGACTGGAAATCGGTGTTTGTCATCCACCACCGGACACATGCAGATGGGCAGGGTACACAGGCACCAGCGCTGACTGTGGGTGGTGCTCAGAAGCTGCCACAGGGTTCCCGGGAGCCAGGCACACCACGTCACCCCCGACGCGTGCTCCCATGCCCCCGGAGCTATGCATGTGAGGAGTGTGGGTGCAGCTTCAGCTGGAAGTCGCAGCTGGTCATCCACCGCAAGAGCCATGCAGGCCAGCGGCGCCACTTCTGTGGAGACTGTGGCCGTGGCTTCGATTGGAAGTCCCAGCTGGTCATCCACAGGAAGAGCCACCAGCCCGAAGCCCCATGA
- the ZNF446 gene encoding zinc finger protein 446 isoform X1 yields the protein MRRILTYRPSRPLVPLVGYRKTPSTMPSPLGRPRLPSVDPVAILEEPEAARLRFRGFCYQEVAGPREALARLRELCHQWLRPEACSKEQMLELLVLEQFLGTLPPEIQAWVRGQRPGSPEEAVALVEGLQHDPGQLLGWITAHVLKQVVLPTAQKTEESLGRSHPLGTVELLSATSGEGSQDIQMERSAQLSCSVKEEPDADGQEMAPSSPPNPAQSQEGHPGHREPTSTSFHPPRIQEEWGLLDPSQKELYWDAMLEKYGTVVSLAGIPAPQPEAQAELEPGALRTGTESLHLGDENESHCEGPSRCPEDQPPRGLGSVTWEGPSVASMSARAVLGAGLEPGAPRRKPYTCELCGRGFDWKSVFVIHHRTHADGQGTQAPALTVGGAQKLPQGSREPGTPRHPRRVLPCPRSYACEECGCSFSWKSQLVIHRKSHAGQRRHFCGDCGRGFDWKSQLVIHRKSHQPEAP from the exons ATGCGCAGGATCCTAACATACCGTCCATCACGGCCGTTG GTCCCTCTTGTTGGCTACAGGAAGACACCCAGTACAATGCCATCCCCACTGGGCCGCCCACGCCTGCCCTCTGTGGATCCTGTGGCCATCCTGGAGGAGCCTGAGGCAGCACGCCTGCGCTTCCGGGGGTTCTGCTACCAGGAGGTGGCAGGTCCCCGTGAGGCCCTGGCCCGGCTTCGAGAGCTGTGCCACCAGTGGTTGCGACCGGAGGCATGCTCCAAGGAGCAGatgctggagctgctggtgctggaGCAGTTTCTGGGCACACTGCCTCCTGAGATTCAGGCCTGGGTGCGGGGCCAGCGGCCAGGCAGTCCTGAGGAGGCTGTAGCCCTGGTTGAGGGCCTGCAACATGACCCTGGGCAGCTGCTGGGCTGG ATCACAGCCCATGTCCTGAAGCAAGTGGTGCTCCCAACAGCACAGAAGACAGAGGAATCCTTGGGGAGATCCCACCCCTTAGGGACAGTGGAGCTCCTCAGTGCCACCTCTGGGGAGGGATCACAGGACATTCAGATGGAGCGGTCTGCCCAGCTTAGCTGCAGTGTGAAGGAGGAGCCAGATGCTGATGGGCAGGAGATGG CACCTTCCAGCCCCCCAAATCCAGCCCAGTCCCAAGAGGGACACCCTGGACACAGGGAACCAACTTCCacatccttccacccacccagGATTCAG GAGGAGTGGGGGCTACTGGACCCGTCACAGAAGGAATTGTACTGGGATGCAATGCTGGAGAAATACGGCACGGTGGTCTCCCTGG CAGGAATACCAGCCCCCCAGCCAGAGGCACAGGCTGAGTTGGAGCCGGGGGCATTGCGTACAGGGACAGAGAGTCTCCACCTGG GAGATGAGAATGAGAGCCACTGCGAGGGTCCATCCCGCTGCCCAGAGGACCAGCCACCCCGGGGCTTGGGGTCTGTTACTTGGGAGGGCCCGTCTGTGGCCTCTATGTCTGCCAGGGCAGTgctgggagcagggctggagcCTGGCGCCCCTCGGAGGAAGCCTTATACCTGTGAGCTGTGCGGCCGAGGCTTCGACTGGAAATCGGTGTTTGTCATCCACCACCGGACACATGCAGATGGGCAGGGTACACAGGCACCAGCGCTGACTGTGGGTGGTGCTCAGAAGCTGCCACAGGGTTCCCGGGAGCCAGGCACACCACGTCACCCCCGACGCGTGCTCCCATGCCCCCGGAGCTATGCATGTGAGGAGTGTGGGTGCAGCTTCAGCTGGAAGTCGCAGCTGGTCATCCACCGCAAGAGCCATGCAGGCCAGCGGCGCCACTTCTGTGGAGACTGTGGCCGTGGCTTCGATTGGAAGTCCCAGCTGGTCATCCACAGGAAGAGCCACCAGCCCGAAGCCCCATGA
- the ZNF446 gene encoding zinc finger protein 446 isoform X4, with protein MRRILTYRPSRPLVPLVGYRKTPSTMPSPLGRPRLPSVDPVAILEEPEAARLRFRGFCYQEVAGPREALARLRELCHQWLRPEACSKEQMLELLVLEQFLGTLPPEIQAWVRGQRPGSPEEAVALVEGLQHDPGQLLGWITAHVLKQVVLPTAQKTEESLGRSHPLGTVELLSATSGEGSQDIQMERSAQLSCSVKEEPDADGQEMAPSSPPNPAQSQEGHPGHREPTSTSFHPPRIQEWGLLDPSQKELYWDAMLEKYGTVVSLGIPAPQPEAQAELEPGALRTGTESLHLGDENESHCEGPSRCPEDQPPRGLGSVTWEGPSVASMSARAVLGAGLEPGAPRRKPYTCELCGRGFDWKSVFVIHHRTHADGQGTQAPALTVGGAQKLPQGSREPGTPRHPRRVLPCPRSYACEECGCSFSWKSQLVIHRKSHAGQRRHFCGDCGRGFDWKSQLVIHRKSHQPEAP; from the exons ATGCGCAGGATCCTAACATACCGTCCATCACGGCCGTTG GTCCCTCTTGTTGGCTACAGGAAGACACCCAGTACAATGCCATCCCCACTGGGCCGCCCACGCCTGCCCTCTGTGGATCCTGTGGCCATCCTGGAGGAGCCTGAGGCAGCACGCCTGCGCTTCCGGGGGTTCTGCTACCAGGAGGTGGCAGGTCCCCGTGAGGCCCTGGCCCGGCTTCGAGAGCTGTGCCACCAGTGGTTGCGACCGGAGGCATGCTCCAAGGAGCAGatgctggagctgctggtgctggaGCAGTTTCTGGGCACACTGCCTCCTGAGATTCAGGCCTGGGTGCGGGGCCAGCGGCCAGGCAGTCCTGAGGAGGCTGTAGCCCTGGTTGAGGGCCTGCAACATGACCCTGGGCAGCTGCTGGGCTGG ATCACAGCCCATGTCCTGAAGCAAGTGGTGCTCCCAACAGCACAGAAGACAGAGGAATCCTTGGGGAGATCCCACCCCTTAGGGACAGTGGAGCTCCTCAGTGCCACCTCTGGGGAGGGATCACAGGACATTCAGATGGAGCGGTCTGCCCAGCTTAGCTGCAGTGTGAAGGAGGAGCCAGATGCTGATGGGCAGGAGATGG CACCTTCCAGCCCCCCAAATCCAGCCCAGTCCCAAGAGGGACACCCTGGACACAGGGAACCAACTTCCacatccttccacccacccagGATTCAG GAGTGGGGGCTACTGGACCCGTCACAGAAGGAATTGTACTGGGATGCAATGCTGGAGAAATACGGCACGGTGGTCTCCCTGG GAATACCAGCCCCCCAGCCAGAGGCACAGGCTGAGTTGGAGCCGGGGGCATTGCGTACAGGGACAGAGAGTCTCCACCTGG GAGATGAGAATGAGAGCCACTGCGAGGGTCCATCCCGCTGCCCAGAGGACCAGCCACCCCGGGGCTTGGGGTCTGTTACTTGGGAGGGCCCGTCTGTGGCCTCTATGTCTGCCAGGGCAGTgctgggagcagggctggagcCTGGCGCCCCTCGGAGGAAGCCTTATACCTGTGAGCTGTGCGGCCGAGGCTTCGACTGGAAATCGGTGTTTGTCATCCACCACCGGACACATGCAGATGGGCAGGGTACACAGGCACCAGCGCTGACTGTGGGTGGTGCTCAGAAGCTGCCACAGGGTTCCCGGGAGCCAGGCACACCACGTCACCCCCGACGCGTGCTCCCATGCCCCCGGAGCTATGCATGTGAGGAGTGTGGGTGCAGCTTCAGCTGGAAGTCGCAGCTGGTCATCCACCGCAAGAGCCATGCAGGCCAGCGGCGCCACTTCTGTGGAGACTGTGGCCGTGGCTTCGATTGGAAGTCCCAGCTGGTCATCCACAGGAAGAGCCACCAGCCCGAAGCCCCATGA
- the ZNF446 gene encoding zinc finger protein 446 isoform X5, whose translation MPSPLGRPRLPSVDPVAILEEPEAARLRFRGFCYQEVAGPREALARLRELCHQWLRPEACSKEQMLELLVLEQFLGTLPPEIQAWVRGQRPGSPEEAVALVEGLQHDPGQLLGWITAHVLKQVVLPTAQKTEESLGRSHPLGTVELLSATSGEGSQDIQMERSAQLSCSVKEEPDADGQEMAPSSPPNPAQSQEGHPGHREPTSTSFHPPRIQEEWGLLDPSQKELYWDAMLEKYGTVVSLAGIPAPQPEAQAELEPGALRTGTESLHLGDENESHCEGPSRCPEDQPPRGLGSVTWEGPSVASMSARAVLGAGLEPGAPRRKPYTCELCGRGFDWKSVFVIHHRTHADGQGTQAPALTVGGAQKLPQGSREPGTPRHPRRVLPCPRSYACEECGCSFSWKSQLVIHRKSHAGQRRHFCGDCGRGFDWKSQLVIHRKSHQPEAP comes from the exons ATGCCATCCCCACTGGGCCGCCCACGCCTGCCCTCTGTGGATCCTGTGGCCATCCTGGAGGAGCCTGAGGCAGCACGCCTGCGCTTCCGGGGGTTCTGCTACCAGGAGGTGGCAGGTCCCCGTGAGGCCCTGGCCCGGCTTCGAGAGCTGTGCCACCAGTGGTTGCGACCGGAGGCATGCTCCAAGGAGCAGatgctggagctgctggtgctggaGCAGTTTCTGGGCACACTGCCTCCTGAGATTCAGGCCTGGGTGCGGGGCCAGCGGCCAGGCAGTCCTGAGGAGGCTGTAGCCCTGGTTGAGGGCCTGCAACATGACCCTGGGCAGCTGCTGGGCTGG ATCACAGCCCATGTCCTGAAGCAAGTGGTGCTCCCAACAGCACAGAAGACAGAGGAATCCTTGGGGAGATCCCACCCCTTAGGGACAGTGGAGCTCCTCAGTGCCACCTCTGGGGAGGGATCACAGGACATTCAGATGGAGCGGTCTGCCCAGCTTAGCTGCAGTGTGAAGGAGGAGCCAGATGCTGATGGGCAGGAGATGG CACCTTCCAGCCCCCCAAATCCAGCCCAGTCCCAAGAGGGACACCCTGGACACAGGGAACCAACTTCCacatccttccacccacccagGATTCAG GAGGAGTGGGGGCTACTGGACCCGTCACAGAAGGAATTGTACTGGGATGCAATGCTGGAGAAATACGGCACGGTGGTCTCCCTGG CAGGAATACCAGCCCCCCAGCCAGAGGCACAGGCTGAGTTGGAGCCGGGGGCATTGCGTACAGGGACAGAGAGTCTCCACCTGG GAGATGAGAATGAGAGCCACTGCGAGGGTCCATCCCGCTGCCCAGAGGACCAGCCACCCCGGGGCTTGGGGTCTGTTACTTGGGAGGGCCCGTCTGTGGCCTCTATGTCTGCCAGGGCAGTgctgggagcagggctggagcCTGGCGCCCCTCGGAGGAAGCCTTATACCTGTGAGCTGTGCGGCCGAGGCTTCGACTGGAAATCGGTGTTTGTCATCCACCACCGGACACATGCAGATGGGCAGGGTACACAGGCACCAGCGCTGACTGTGGGTGGTGCTCAGAAGCTGCCACAGGGTTCCCGGGAGCCAGGCACACCACGTCACCCCCGACGCGTGCTCCCATGCCCCCGGAGCTATGCATGTGAGGAGTGTGGGTGCAGCTTCAGCTGGAAGTCGCAGCTGGTCATCCACCGCAAGAGCCATGCAGGCCAGCGGCGCCACTTCTGTGGAGACTGTGGCCGTGGCTTCGATTGGAAGTCCCAGCTGGTCATCCACAGGAAGAGCCACCAGCCCGAAGCCCCATGA
- the ZNF446 gene encoding zinc finger protein 446 isoform X2 produces the protein MRRILTYRPSRPLVPLVGYRKTPSTMPSPLGRPRLPSVDPVAILEEPEAARLRFRGFCYQEVAGPREALARLRELCHQWLRPEACSKEQMLELLVLEQFLGTLPPEIQAWVRGQRPGSPEEAVALVEGLQHDPGQLLGWITAHVLKQVVLPTAQKTEESLGRSHPLGTVELLSATSGEGSQDIQMERSAQLSCSVKEEPDADGQEMAPSSPPNPAQSQEGHPGHREPTSTSFHPPRIQEEWGLLDPSQKELYWDAMLEKYGTVVSLGIPAPQPEAQAELEPGALRTGTESLHLGDENESHCEGPSRCPEDQPPRGLGSVTWEGPSVASMSARAVLGAGLEPGAPRRKPYTCELCGRGFDWKSVFVIHHRTHADGQGTQAPALTVGGAQKLPQGSREPGTPRHPRRVLPCPRSYACEECGCSFSWKSQLVIHRKSHAGQRRHFCGDCGRGFDWKSQLVIHRKSHQPEAP, from the exons ATGCGCAGGATCCTAACATACCGTCCATCACGGCCGTTG GTCCCTCTTGTTGGCTACAGGAAGACACCCAGTACAATGCCATCCCCACTGGGCCGCCCACGCCTGCCCTCTGTGGATCCTGTGGCCATCCTGGAGGAGCCTGAGGCAGCACGCCTGCGCTTCCGGGGGTTCTGCTACCAGGAGGTGGCAGGTCCCCGTGAGGCCCTGGCCCGGCTTCGAGAGCTGTGCCACCAGTGGTTGCGACCGGAGGCATGCTCCAAGGAGCAGatgctggagctgctggtgctggaGCAGTTTCTGGGCACACTGCCTCCTGAGATTCAGGCCTGGGTGCGGGGCCAGCGGCCAGGCAGTCCTGAGGAGGCTGTAGCCCTGGTTGAGGGCCTGCAACATGACCCTGGGCAGCTGCTGGGCTGG ATCACAGCCCATGTCCTGAAGCAAGTGGTGCTCCCAACAGCACAGAAGACAGAGGAATCCTTGGGGAGATCCCACCCCTTAGGGACAGTGGAGCTCCTCAGTGCCACCTCTGGGGAGGGATCACAGGACATTCAGATGGAGCGGTCTGCCCAGCTTAGCTGCAGTGTGAAGGAGGAGCCAGATGCTGATGGGCAGGAGATGG CACCTTCCAGCCCCCCAAATCCAGCCCAGTCCCAAGAGGGACACCCTGGACACAGGGAACCAACTTCCacatccttccacccacccagGATTCAG GAGGAGTGGGGGCTACTGGACCCGTCACAGAAGGAATTGTACTGGGATGCAATGCTGGAGAAATACGGCACGGTGGTCTCCCTGG GAATACCAGCCCCCCAGCCAGAGGCACAGGCTGAGTTGGAGCCGGGGGCATTGCGTACAGGGACAGAGAGTCTCCACCTGG GAGATGAGAATGAGAGCCACTGCGAGGGTCCATCCCGCTGCCCAGAGGACCAGCCACCCCGGGGCTTGGGGTCTGTTACTTGGGAGGGCCCGTCTGTGGCCTCTATGTCTGCCAGGGCAGTgctgggagcagggctggagcCTGGCGCCCCTCGGAGGAAGCCTTATACCTGTGAGCTGTGCGGCCGAGGCTTCGACTGGAAATCGGTGTTTGTCATCCACCACCGGACACATGCAGATGGGCAGGGTACACAGGCACCAGCGCTGACTGTGGGTGGTGCTCAGAAGCTGCCACAGGGTTCCCGGGAGCCAGGCACACCACGTCACCCCCGACGCGTGCTCCCATGCCCCCGGAGCTATGCATGTGAGGAGTGTGGGTGCAGCTTCAGCTGGAAGTCGCAGCTGGTCATCCACCGCAAGAGCCATGCAGGCCAGCGGCGCCACTTCTGTGGAGACTGTGGCCGTGGCTTCGATTGGAAGTCCCAGCTGGTCATCCACAGGAAGAGCCACCAGCCCGAAGCCCCATGA